In the Gossypium raimondii isolate GPD5lz chromosome 9, ASM2569854v1, whole genome shotgun sequence genome, one interval contains:
- the LOC105798206 gene encoding wall-associated receptor kinase-like 3 isoform X1 — MNYFGSVGCGNLATILRSEADSLGGCIQPSCDDVASESGCFTEITANLTSYTVKMRAMYPDSKGCASAFIFSKYSFRDAYPLPSGINNGTTHVPAVLNWNSSYCGEGGCYFDTYKVESCGNVTFHYPFRVKGQDDPKQWFKVICDKTPNGKKGPFLNISGTNLKILDFDFLYGSVTINHPIIYFNCRKNHHNGMSLNLTGTGFYYSDYYNKFWSSGCGNLVTIFNKTYNLIGGCLQPSCRINNETSSTDGCLVNIPQGLSSFYVNMSSSDYRRKGSCGFASMISDNYDLKFDISNRAYVPTQLQWGTPIFGECHLNDSSDTYCTSDGTYCWSRLSSKHLCVCYSNDFGYSSSCQDGKCENYKYCHMLCLNTPGNYCSSKSCPPRYEFNSTGFRCERKIQTQNKHSLTSIIVGCSTGIGTLFLLLATWSMYKVLKRKQKIMLKQKYFKRNGGLLLQQHLSGNEGNVEKIKLFTSKEMEKATNHYNENRILGQGGQGTVYKGMLIDGSIVAIKKSKMVEGKKFDEKKVEQFINEVIILSQINHRNVVKLLGCCLEAEVPLLVYEFIPNGTLYDLIHNQNEELPLTWEIRLRIAIEIANALFYLHSAASAPIYHRDIKSSNILLDDKYRAKVSDFGTSRSVALEQTHLTTRVQGTFGYMDPEYFRSSQFTEKSDVYSFGVVLIELLTGQKPISAEQSEPVRSLVSYFLHSMQENSLFNILDPMVVKVGPEQEIIVVALLAKRCLNLNGKKRPTMKQVAMELELIKASGGNVIEDHGDEEYEIDDIIHSWETNPSSSMSMTMTTNGETFPLNSSF; from the exons ATGAATTATTTCGGGTCAGTAGGTTGCGGAAATTTGGCTACTATTTTACGTAGCGAAGCTGATTCACTTGGCGGCTGCATTCAACCAAGCTGTGACGATGTTGCTTCTGAATCTGGCTGCTTTACTGAAATTACTGCAAATCTCACTTCCTATACCGTAAAAATGAGAGCCATGTATCCTGACAGCAAAGGATGCGCATCTGCTTTCATCTTTAGCAAGTACTCTTTCCGTGATGCTTACCCATTACCCAGTGGCATCAATAATGGAACCACGCATGTTCCCGCCGTGCTCAACTGGAATTCCAGCTATTGCGGTGAAGGAG GATGTTACTTCGACACCTACAAGGTAGAGTCTTGTGGGAATGTTACTTTTCACTACCCTTTTAGAGTGAAGGGCCAAGATGATCCCAAACAGTGGTTTAAAGTAATTTGCGACAAAACCCCCAATGGAAAAAAAGGGCCTTTCCTAAACATAAGTGGCACGAATCTAAAAATATTAGACTTTGATTTTTTGTACGGCAGTGTCACAATCAACCATCCAATAATTTACTTTAACTGTCGCAAAAACCATCATAATGGGATGAGTCTCAACCTAACAGGCACCGGCTTTTACTACTCAGATTACTACAACAAATTTTGGTCTTCAGGTTGCGGTAATTTGGTTACCATTTTCAACAAAACATATAATCTTATAGGCGGATGTTTGCAACCAAGTTGTAGGATTAATAACGAGACTTCCTCTACTGATGGTTGTCTTGTTAATATTCCTCAGGGTCTCAGTTCATTCTACGTAAACATGAGTAGTAGTGATTATAGGAGAAAAGGATCATGTGGGTTTGCTTCCATGATTTCTGATAACTATGATCTGAAGTTTGATATAAGTAATAGGGCGTATGTCCCAACACAACTGCAATGGGGCACACCAATATTTGGAGAGTGCCATTTGAATGATAGCTCGGACACTTATTGTACATCCGATGGTACATATTGTTGGTCAAGGTTGAGCTCTAAACATCTATGTGTATGCTACAGCAATGATTTCGGTTATTCGAGTTCATGCCAAG ATGGGAAATGTGAGAATTATAAGTATTGCCACATGCTTTGTTTGAATACCCCGGGTAACTATTGCTCCTCAAAGTCTTGCCCTCCTCGTTATGAATTCAATAGTACGGGATTTCGTTGCGAGCGCAAAATACAGACTCAAAATAAGCATAGCTTGACAAGCATTATTGTAG GTTGCAGTACTGGTATTGGGACACTATTTCTACTACTCGCAACATGGAGTATGTACAAAGTcctcaaaagaaaacaaaaaatcatgCTGAAGCAGAAATACTTCAAAAGGAATGGAGGTTTGTTACTGCAACAACATTTGTCTGGCAATGAAGGTAATGTTGAAAAAATTAAGTTGTTTACTTCAAAAGAGATGGAAAAGGCGACTAATCATTATAATGAGAATCGAATCCTTGGTCAAGGAGGTCAAGGGACTGTTTATAAAGGAATGCTAATAGATGGAAGCATTGTGGCTATTAAGAAATCCAAAATGGTGGAAGGaaagaaatttgatgaaaagaagGTTGAACAGTTCATTAACGAGGTGataattttatctcaaattAATCACAGGAATGTGGTTAAGCTTTTAGGGTGTTGTTTAGAAGCTGAAGTTCCTCTATTGGTGTATGAATTCATCCCAAATGGTACATTATACGATCTCATTCATAACCAAAATGAAGAATTACCATTGACATGGGAAATCCGTTTACGAATTGCGATTGAAATTGCCAATGCCTTGTTCTATTTGCATTCAGCTGCTTCTGCTCCTATTTATCATCGAGACATCAAATCTAGTAACATACTTTTGGATGATAAATATAGGGCAAAAGTATCAGATTTTGGAACTTCAAGATCAGTTGCACTTGAACAAACACATCTAACCACGCGGGTGCAAGGAACTTTCGGATACATGGATCCCGAATATTTTCGATCAAGTCAATTTACGGAGAAGAGTGATGTTTATAGCTTTGGAGTTGTTCTTATTGAGCTTTTAACAGGACAAAAACCCATTTCTGCAGAACAATCAGAGCCAGTGAGAAGCTTGGTATCTTATTTTTTGCATTCAATGCAGGAGAATTCCTTATTTAACATTCTCGATCCAATGGTAGTAAAGGTTGGTCCAGAGCAGGAGATTATAGTTGTGGCTCTTCTAGCAAAAAGATGCTTGAATCTTAATGGAAAGAAAAGACCCACCATGAAACAAGTAGCAATGGAGCTGGAGTTGATTAAAGCTTCAGGTGGAAATGTTATTGAAGACCATGGTGATGAAGAATATGAAATAGATGACATAATCCATTCATGGGAGACCAATCCTAGTAGTTCAATGTCTATGACAATGACAACCAACGGTGAAACTTTTCCATTAAATTCATCTTTCTAG
- the LOC105798206 gene encoding wall-associated receptor kinase-like 22 isoform X2 produces MLTHYPVASIMEPRMFPPCSTGIPAIAVKEPAGCYFDTYKVESCGNVTFHYPFRVKGQDDPKQWFKVICDKTPNGKKGPFLNISGTNLKILDFDFLYGSVTINHPIIYFNCRKNHHNGMSLNLTGTGFYYSDYYNKFWSSGCGNLVTIFNKTYNLIGGCLQPSCRINNETSSTDGCLVNIPQGLSSFYVNMSSSDYRRKGSCGFASMISDNYDLKFDISNRAYVPTQLQWGTPIFGECHLNDSSDTYCTSDGTYCWSRLSSKHLCVCYSNDFGYSSSCQDGKCENYKYCHMLCLNTPGNYCSSKSCPPRYEFNSTGFRCERKIQTQNKHSLTSIIVGCSTGIGTLFLLLATWSMYKVLKRKQKIMLKQKYFKRNGGLLLQQHLSGNEGNVEKIKLFTSKEMEKATNHYNENRILGQGGQGTVYKGMLIDGSIVAIKKSKMVEGKKFDEKKVEQFINEVIILSQINHRNVVKLLGCCLEAEVPLLVYEFIPNGTLYDLIHNQNEELPLTWEIRLRIAIEIANALFYLHSAASAPIYHRDIKSSNILLDDKYRAKVSDFGTSRSVALEQTHLTTRVQGTFGYMDPEYFRSSQFTEKSDVYSFGVVLIELLTGQKPISAEQSEPVRSLVSYFLHSMQENSLFNILDPMVVKVGPEQEIIVVALLAKRCLNLNGKKRPTMKQVAMELELIKASGGNVIEDHGDEEYEIDDIIHSWETNPSSSMSMTMTTNGETFPLNSSF; encoded by the exons ATGCTTACCCATTACCCAGTGGCATCAATAATGGAACCACGCATGTTCCCGCCGTGCTCAACTGGAATTCCAGCTATTGCGGTGAAGGAG CCCGCAGGATGTTACTTCGACACCTACAAGGTAGAGTCTTGTGGGAATGTTACTTTTCACTACCCTTTTAGAGTGAAGGGCCAAGATGATCCCAAACAGTGGTTTAAAGTAATTTGCGACAAAACCCCCAATGGAAAAAAAGGGCCTTTCCTAAACATAAGTGGCACGAATCTAAAAATATTAGACTTTGATTTTTTGTACGGCAGTGTCACAATCAACCATCCAATAATTTACTTTAACTGTCGCAAAAACCATCATAATGGGATGAGTCTCAACCTAACAGGCACCGGCTTTTACTACTCAGATTACTACAACAAATTTTGGTCTTCAGGTTGCGGTAATTTGGTTACCATTTTCAACAAAACATATAATCTTATAGGCGGATGTTTGCAACCAAGTTGTAGGATTAATAACGAGACTTCCTCTACTGATGGTTGTCTTGTTAATATTCCTCAGGGTCTCAGTTCATTCTACGTAAACATGAGTAGTAGTGATTATAGGAGAAAAGGATCATGTGGGTTTGCTTCCATGATTTCTGATAACTATGATCTGAAGTTTGATATAAGTAATAGGGCGTATGTCCCAACACAACTGCAATGGGGCACACCAATATTTGGAGAGTGCCATTTGAATGATAGCTCGGACACTTATTGTACATCCGATGGTACATATTGTTGGTCAAGGTTGAGCTCTAAACATCTATGTGTATGCTACAGCAATGATTTCGGTTATTCGAGTTCATGCCAAG ATGGGAAATGTGAGAATTATAAGTATTGCCACATGCTTTGTTTGAATACCCCGGGTAACTATTGCTCCTCAAAGTCTTGCCCTCCTCGTTATGAATTCAATAGTACGGGATTTCGTTGCGAGCGCAAAATACAGACTCAAAATAAGCATAGCTTGACAAGCATTATTGTAG GTTGCAGTACTGGTATTGGGACACTATTTCTACTACTCGCAACATGGAGTATGTACAAAGTcctcaaaagaaaacaaaaaatcatgCTGAAGCAGAAATACTTCAAAAGGAATGGAGGTTTGTTACTGCAACAACATTTGTCTGGCAATGAAGGTAATGTTGAAAAAATTAAGTTGTTTACTTCAAAAGAGATGGAAAAGGCGACTAATCATTATAATGAGAATCGAATCCTTGGTCAAGGAGGTCAAGGGACTGTTTATAAAGGAATGCTAATAGATGGAAGCATTGTGGCTATTAAGAAATCCAAAATGGTGGAAGGaaagaaatttgatgaaaagaagGTTGAACAGTTCATTAACGAGGTGataattttatctcaaattAATCACAGGAATGTGGTTAAGCTTTTAGGGTGTTGTTTAGAAGCTGAAGTTCCTCTATTGGTGTATGAATTCATCCCAAATGGTACATTATACGATCTCATTCATAACCAAAATGAAGAATTACCATTGACATGGGAAATCCGTTTACGAATTGCGATTGAAATTGCCAATGCCTTGTTCTATTTGCATTCAGCTGCTTCTGCTCCTATTTATCATCGAGACATCAAATCTAGTAACATACTTTTGGATGATAAATATAGGGCAAAAGTATCAGATTTTGGAACTTCAAGATCAGTTGCACTTGAACAAACACATCTAACCACGCGGGTGCAAGGAACTTTCGGATACATGGATCCCGAATATTTTCGATCAAGTCAATTTACGGAGAAGAGTGATGTTTATAGCTTTGGAGTTGTTCTTATTGAGCTTTTAACAGGACAAAAACCCATTTCTGCAGAACAATCAGAGCCAGTGAGAAGCTTGGTATCTTATTTTTTGCATTCAATGCAGGAGAATTCCTTATTTAACATTCTCGATCCAATGGTAGTAAAGGTTGGTCCAGAGCAGGAGATTATAGTTGTGGCTCTTCTAGCAAAAAGATGCTTGAATCTTAATGGAAAGAAAAGACCCACCATGAAACAAGTAGCAATGGAGCTGGAGTTGATTAAAGCTTCAGGTGGAAATGTTATTGAAGACCATGGTGATGAAGAATATGAAATAGATGACATAATCCATTCATGGGAGACCAATCCTAGTAGTTCAATGTCTATGACAATGACAACCAACGGTGAAACTTTTCCATTAAATTCATCTTTCTAG
- the LOC128032528 gene encoding uncharacterized protein LOC128032528 — protein sequence MTPLKPPYPKWYDPNASCMYHAENQGHSTENCLTFERRVQDLVDVGILHFDGVSNVVENPLPNNTDRNVNAVTNEDGRRAKSCVAKIKMSLQKVWEMMVKKGFLCPQNRIIKEENIIGPSFCNFHSTGEHEIQSCKGFRELLQDMTDNKEVKIFDRKEEADEGEICVSDDQPSAIPYSTDRPLVIYYEAKKEEVKPKEIIEVPSPFPYKDNKAVQWRYDVNIVVPEGEKSKATTRSLSEVGHFTRSGRCYSPKMVEPKMKAIDSNQKGKTPMHEDEINVEMPSEQEVKKPVNEEEAHEFLKFIKHKLHQNALLKVLNQAYVASNVYVEKLDRWINNLNADNFISFSDDEIPPSGRGSVKALHITTSCKCYIVPNVLINNGFALNVMLLATLSKMLVDMSYLRPCHSTVRAFDGTR from the exons ATGACACCCCTAAAGCCCCCATATCCGAAGTGGTATGATCCTAATGCTAGTTGTATGTATCATGCTGAAAATCAAGGGCACTCTACAGAAAATTGTCTCACCTTCGAAAGGAGAGTTCAAGACCTTGTTGATGTGGGCATTCTACATTTTGATGGTGTTAGTAATGTGGTTGAAAATCCTCTTCCTAACAATACTGATAGAAATGTGAATGCGGTGACAAATGAAGACGGGAGGCGAGCCAAAAGCTGTGTTGCTAAAATAAAGATGTCTTTGCAAAAGGTATGGGAGATGATGGTTAAAAAGGGTTTTCTCTGTCCTCAAAACAGAATTatcaaagaagaaaacataATAGGTCCAAGTTTTTGCAACTTCCATAGTACTGGTGAGCATGAAATCCAATCTTGTAAGGGATTCCGAGAACTACTTCAAGACATGACGGATAACAAAGAGGTCAAGATTTTTGATAGAAAAGAGGAGGCCGATGAAGGAGAAATATGCGTCTCTGATGATCAACCGTCAGCTATCCCTTACAGCACCGATCGACCTTTGGTGATTTATTACGAGGCGAAGAAGGAAGAAGTCAAACCAAAGGAGATAATTGAGGTGCCATCTCCTTTCCCTTACAAAGATAATAAAGCAGTACAATGGAGATATGATGTCAATATCGTTGTACCCGAAGGTGAAAAGTCAAAGGCTACGACTAGAAGCCTTAGTGAGGTGGGACATTTTACCCGTAGCGGTAGATGTTATTCTCCCAAAATGGTTGAACCAAAGATGAAAGCCATTGACTCAAACCAGAAAGGAAAAACCCCGATGCATGAGGATGAAATCAATGTTGAAATGCCATCTGAGCAGGAAGTTAAAAAACCCGTGAATGAGGAAGAAGCACATGAATTCTTGAAGTTTATCAAGCATA AGCTACATCAAAATGCCTTGCTGAAAGTGTTAAACCAAGCTTATGTGGCAAGCAATGTATATGTAGAAAAGCTTGACAGGTGGATAAATAATCTGAATGCGGATAATTTTATCTCTTTCAGTGATGATGAGATACCACCAAGTGGTAGGGGCTCTGTTAAAGCACTGCACATTACAACCAGTTGCAAGTGTTACATAGTGCCGAATGTGCTCATCAATAACGGGTTCGCACTAAATGTCATGCTTTTGGCCACACTTTCTAAGATGCTGGTTGATATGTCTTATCTAAGGCCTTGTCATTCCAcagtaagggcatttgatgggaCACGATGA
- the LOC128032529 gene encoding uncharacterized protein LOC128032529, which produces MPLQTSIYEVPEHYFSIEKESDGRPWFHDILEYIKNQRYPEQANENDKRIIRRMAAGFVLDGDILYKRGKDQILLRCVDNVEARRILEDVHEGICGTHTNGFTMARQIMNLVIFN; this is translated from the coding sequence atgcCTCTTCAAACGAGCATATATGAGGTCCCCGAACATTATTTTAGCATTGAAAAGGAATCAGATGGACGACCATGGTTTCATGACATCTTGGAGTATATTAAGAATCAAAGGTATCCCGAGCAAGCAAACGAGAATGACAAAAGAATAATCAGAAGAATGGCGGCTGGTTTTGTTCTTGACGGGGATATCCTATACAAAAGAGGAAAGGATCAAATACTCCTGAGATGTGTGGACAATGTTGAAGCCAGAAGAATACTTGAAGATGTCCACGAAGGAATTTGTGGAACGCATACCAATGGGTTTACTATGGCTAGGCAGATTATGAACTTAGTTATTTTTAACTGA